One Thalassotalea hakodatensis DNA segment encodes these proteins:
- a CDS encoding ABC transporter ATP-binding protein has product MLRIEELTKAFNDNYALQQLSLNIEPGEIYCLLGSNGAGKSTTLNLLLGFLKADSGHIYIDEKLVDVNQKHSLATARDKIAYIPEQVNLYPQFNAMENLAYLANLGGIKPAYEQFEQALTQTGLAKNMWHKPLKDYSKGMRQKVGIAFAILRQAKLLLLDEPTSGLDPSATQEFIHIIDNLAQQGAAVLMVTHDLECSTTLGDKFAILKEGEVIEQFSQKDLASVPLHQRYQQSIYPQPINLSA; this is encoded by the coding sequence ATGTTACGCATCGAAGAATTAACGAAAGCATTTAATGACAATTATGCTTTGCAACAACTTTCATTAAACATTGAACCAGGTGAAATATATTGCCTACTTGGTAGTAATGGTGCCGGTAAAAGTACAACACTCAACCTGTTACTTGGTTTTTTAAAAGCAGACAGCGGACACATCTATATTGATGAAAAACTTGTGGATGTAAATCAAAAACATTCACTTGCTACAGCGAGAGATAAAATTGCGTATATCCCAGAACAAGTAAATTTATATCCGCAGTTTAATGCCATGGAGAATCTAGCATATTTAGCGAATTTAGGTGGCATTAAACCCGCCTACGAGCAATTTGAGCAAGCATTAACACAAACAGGCCTTGCTAAAAATATGTGGCATAAGCCGCTAAAAGATTATTCAAAAGGTATGCGACAAAAAGTCGGTATCGCATTTGCTATTTTACGCCAAGCAAAGCTATTACTGTTAGACGAACCAACCTCTGGGCTTGATCCAAGTGCTACACAAGAGTTTATTCATATAATAGATAATCTTGCACAACAAGGTGCTGCAGTATTAATGGTTACTCATGATCTTGAGTGTAGCACTACATTAGGAGATAAGTTTGCCATCCTAAAGGAAGGAGAAGTCATAGAGCAGTTTAGTCAAAAAGACCTTGCTAGCGTCCCGCTTCATCAACGCTACCAACAATCCATTTATCCTCAACCCATTAATTTAAGTGCATAG
- a CDS encoding ABC transporter permease — protein sequence MKQIRAIFIHEWQQKRRSDLLILLFITMQILLLIALLTAWGQFKHTLNQQQSAQTIVEQQWQQQPERHPHRVAHFGHFTFRPPSSLSFFDNGVNHFVGNAIYIEAHKQNSANFANIQDSDVLLRFSELSVANILLLCWPLLLIALAYNSMVTERETGTLRQLLSMNIPLTRLLIGKGLAYFVVSILFIFPTFICTFGLITFSGLGSNVDTLLRILTLFVLYLAYCGFWIGLILVISSVVKYSSQALNILIAIWFLLTIISPRLLADIAGESYPQLNRNAFNQQIKQAINQVGDSHNPDDPHFNDFKTKVLAQYGVNHIEELPVNYRALVIQEGERISSEIYTRLYQQQVEQLRKQQSMLANWYWINPYLLVRDISMALSATDVWHFYDFEQQTEAHRFARISKLNKIHAEHIEREHDSSSKADSTHWQDFERFEYQVPSLSFSLAPFKQVWFMPLICFFLIGGLLFSKILRRSIYALA from the coding sequence ATGAAACAAATTCGCGCTATTTTTATCCATGAGTGGCAACAAAAACGTCGTAGTGATCTGCTGATTTTATTGTTTATCACGATGCAAATTTTATTATTAATTGCCTTACTAACCGCCTGGGGACAATTTAAACATACGCTAAATCAACAACAAAGTGCTCAAACCATCGTTGAACAGCAATGGCAACAGCAACCTGAACGTCACCCACACCGCGTTGCTCATTTTGGACATTTTACCTTCCGACCACCAAGTTCATTAAGCTTTTTTGATAATGGCGTTAACCATTTTGTTGGTAATGCCATATACATAGAAGCCCATAAACAAAACAGTGCTAATTTTGCCAATATTCAAGACAGTGATGTGCTATTAAGGTTCTCTGAGTTATCTGTCGCTAATATTTTATTATTATGTTGGCCCTTATTGCTGATAGCACTTGCCTATAACAGCATGGTGACTGAACGAGAAACTGGCACATTACGTCAGCTTCTATCGATGAATATACCTCTGACACGCTTACTCATTGGTAAAGGATTAGCTTACTTTGTTGTATCTATTTTATTTATCTTTCCCACTTTTATCTGTACATTTGGTTTGATTACGTTTAGTGGTCTTGGCTCTAATGTCGATACATTATTGCGTATTTTAACATTGTTCGTGCTATATCTGGCGTATTGTGGTTTTTGGATAGGGCTAATTTTAGTCATTTCTAGTGTGGTAAAGTACTCCTCACAAGCACTTAATATTTTGATCGCCATTTGGTTTTTATTAACCATTATAAGCCCGCGATTATTAGCGGATATTGCAGGTGAAAGCTACCCTCAACTTAACCGTAATGCGTTTAACCAACAAATTAAACAAGCCATAAATCAAGTAGGTGATAGCCATAATCCAGACGATCCACACTTTAACGATTTCAAAACAAAAGTATTAGCACAATATGGTGTAAACCATATAGAAGAATTGCCCGTTAATTATAGAGCACTAGTTATTCAAGAAGGCGAACGTATTAGTTCTGAAATTTATACGCGATTGTATCAGCAGCAAGTTGAACAATTACGTAAGCAACAATCGATGCTCGCTAACTGGTATTGGATCAATCCTTATTTATTAGTACGTGATATATCAATGGCACTATCTGCTACTGATGTATGGCACTTTTATGACTTTGAACAGCAAACAGAAGCACATCGCTTTGCTAGAATTTCAAAACTCAATAAAATACATGCTGAACATATCGAACGTGAACATGATAGTTCATCAAAAGCTGATTCAACTCACTGGCAAGACTTTGAACGCTTTGAATATCAAGTACCGTCACTCTCTTTCTCATTAGCACCATTTAAGCAAGTTTGGTTTATGCCATTAATATGCTTTTTTCTCATTGGTGGTTTGTTATTTAGCAAAATCTTACGTAGGAGTATTTATGCATTGGCTTAA
- a CDS encoding DUF3526 domain-containing protein produces MHWLKFEIKLLLSSVVTRMTLLLVITCALFAIKFGDNALQQQKQAQAQSQAKFEQTLTQYQKQTSPPTAGHLGYYLFGATQWQLSPWSALFIGQSQTAYADMPVRALALQGQIYTQEMLNPNQQKAGRLDLGFVFIYLMPLLLGALAVTTLSDERQANRWRILNSLVQAGTGLIWRRLILCGLLVLGLSYSLLVLAVIWLNLNISEIFWWLICALALYLCFWSLVVALIICLGKNSVFNTFSFVAIWLAITILLPASIQLYLNHQYQDHPALAATLEQRMIMNNGWDAPPQQAFQQFIKLYPQYQNFELPDASGSWPWYYAQQHLSDVQVNHQWQQYLQQSESRFETLKALSWLTPSLQLQLNVNHLAGSDGESYLHYLKSIDNYHQEIREYLYQHLYTENKINQHSLPQFPRFNSQQIQSVNWSGLLKLVVLILVLLIFFDWRRKKLPEY; encoded by the coding sequence ATGCATTGGCTTAAATTTGAAATTAAACTCTTATTATCTAGCGTTGTCACAAGAATGACACTTTTGTTAGTGATCACATGTGCGTTATTCGCGATTAAATTCGGTGATAATGCATTACAACAGCAAAAACAAGCGCAGGCCCAAAGCCAGGCAAAATTTGAACAAACACTGACGCAATATCAAAAACAAACGTCACCCCCAACTGCCGGTCATTTAGGTTATTACTTATTTGGAGCAACACAGTGGCAGTTATCACCTTGGTCAGCTTTATTTATAGGTCAAAGTCAAACCGCCTATGCTGATATGCCGGTAAGAGCGTTAGCATTACAAGGACAGATTTATACGCAAGAAATGTTGAACCCAAACCAACAAAAAGCGGGTCGTTTAGATTTAGGTTTTGTGTTCATATATTTAATGCCTTTATTACTGGGAGCGTTAGCGGTAACAACATTAAGTGATGAACGACAAGCAAACCGGTGGCGAATACTTAATTCCTTAGTTCAAGCAGGTACAGGATTAATCTGGCGGCGATTAATACTTTGCGGTTTGTTGGTATTAGGGCTCAGTTATAGCTTACTCGTATTAGCCGTGATTTGGTTAAACCTTAATATCAGTGAAATTTTCTGGTGGTTAATTTGCGCGCTAGCCTTGTATCTTTGTTTTTGGAGTTTAGTGGTTGCCCTGATCATATGTTTGGGGAAAAACTCCGTATTTAATACCTTCTCATTTGTCGCTATTTGGTTAGCGATAACCATATTACTGCCAGCAAGTATACAATTGTATTTAAATCATCAGTATCAAGACCACCCTGCACTTGCGGCAACACTAGAACAGCGAATGATAATGAATAATGGCTGGGATGCTCCGCCACAACAAGCATTTCAACAATTTATTAAACTGTACCCACAATACCAGAACTTTGAACTTCCTGATGCAAGTGGTTCTTGGCCATGGTATTACGCACAACAACACCTTAGTGATGTGCAAGTAAATCATCAATGGCAGCAATATCTGCAACAATCAGAAAGTAGATTCGAGACTTTAAAGGCCTTAAGTTGGTTGACGCCTAGTCTACAATTACAATTGAATGTCAATCACCTTGCTGGAAGCGACGGTGAAAGTTACTTACACTACCTTAAAAGTATTGATAACTATCATCAGGAAATTCGTGAGTATTTATATCAGCATTTATATACTGAAAATAAAATTAATCAGCACAGCTTACCCCAGTTTCCTCGTTTTAATAGCCAGCAAATACAGAGCGTGAACTGGTCAGGTTTACTCAAACTCGTCGTACTCATTTTAGTGCTGTTAATATTCTTTGATTGGCGGCGTAAAAAATTACCTGAATATTAA
- the pyrF gene encoding orotidine-5'-phosphate decarboxylase, which yields MSHAKVVVALDFNNQSDALAFVDTIDPTTCRLKVGKEMFTYFGPEFVKTLVVKGFDVFLDLKFHDIPNTVAKAVTAAAELGVWMVNVHTSGGLAMMQKAKEALLPYGDKAPLLIGVTVLTSMSQDDLITLGINKTPAEQVQFLAQLAKKAGLDGVVCSAQEAKLLKEQLGQDFALVTPGIRPKGAASDDQQRIVTPEQAVADGVDYLVIGRPITKSEQPTEVLNAINASISEVNK from the coding sequence ATGAGCCATGCAAAAGTTGTTGTTGCATTAGATTTTAATAATCAGTCTGATGCGTTAGCGTTTGTTGATACTATTGACCCAACGACATGTCGATTAAAAGTAGGCAAAGAAATGTTTACTTACTTTGGACCTGAGTTTGTTAAAACATTGGTAGTTAAAGGCTTTGATGTATTCTTAGATCTTAAATTTCATGATATTCCTAATACGGTCGCAAAGGCAGTAACTGCAGCGGCTGAGTTGGGTGTATGGATGGTTAATGTACACACTTCTGGTGGTCTTGCCATGATGCAGAAAGCAAAAGAAGCGTTACTACCATATGGTGACAAAGCGCCATTACTTATTGGTGTTACGGTACTCACCAGTATGAGCCAAGATGATTTAATAACCCTTGGTATTAATAAAACGCCTGCTGAGCAAGTGCAATTTTTAGCGCAGCTTGCAAAAAAAGCAGGGCTTGATGGAGTCGTTTGTTCGGCTCAAGAAGCTAAATTATTAAAAGAGCAGCTTGGACAAGATTTCGCTTTGGTCACTCCTGGAATTCGTCCAAAAGGTGCAGCAAGTGATGATCAACAACGTATCGTGACGCCTGAACAAGCGGTGGCAGATGGTGTTGATTACCTCGTTATTGGGCGACCCATCACGAAATCAGAGCAACCAACAGAAGTATTAAACGCAATTAACGCGTCAATTAGCGAAGTTAATAAATGA
- the lapB gene encoding lipopolysaccharide assembly protein LapB — translation MLELLFLLLPVAMGYGWFMGRNSVKQSQQTAKQDLSIKYSTGLNYLLSNQQDKAIEYLLETLTLEDDTVEAHFAMANLFRKRGELDRALKVHEHLVRQKHLPTQAKQQAAYELGKDFLSAGLYDRAESMFHGLLKTKAFGLKSLNYLLQIYQSTNDWQQGIALKKVIVKSKDKKLLHVLANFYCELATVALDNDQFIDVIELLEEALKYDENSCRANWLLAQIYEKHQQYYEACQCYKAIYGQDSEFFPDVIDRMYYCFKELGELDSFYSFIKKVYDETGSSSALIEYLSYIEQKHSNKKAQDFLLTALKRRPTIKGFKHFIKMQMQDKSAENDTESLEMIKQLISAYLNVKQRYNCRTCGFNSSTHYWSCPSCHDWEQLKPVRGLEGE, via the coding sequence ATGTTGGAACTTTTATTCCTTTTATTACCTGTTGCAATGGGCTATGGCTGGTTCATGGGGCGCAATAGCGTCAAACAAAGCCAGCAAACAGCAAAACAAGATCTTTCTATCAAGTATTCCACAGGTTTAAATTATCTGTTGTCTAACCAACAAGATAAAGCAATAGAATACTTATTAGAAACCCTTACACTAGAAGATGATACTGTTGAAGCGCACTTTGCCATGGCGAACTTATTTCGCAAGCGGGGCGAATTAGATCGAGCGCTTAAAGTGCATGAACATTTAGTACGTCAAAAGCATTTACCCACTCAGGCAAAACAACAAGCAGCATATGAGCTTGGTAAAGATTTTTTAAGTGCTGGTTTATATGATCGCGCTGAGTCAATGTTTCATGGCCTATTAAAAACCAAAGCGTTTGGTCTTAAATCACTTAATTATCTGTTGCAAATTTACCAATCTACCAATGATTGGCAGCAAGGCATTGCGTTAAAGAAAGTCATTGTAAAGTCAAAAGATAAAAAGCTACTTCATGTGTTGGCAAATTTTTATTGTGAGCTAGCTACAGTTGCCTTAGATAATGATCAATTTATTGATGTAATAGAACTGTTAGAAGAAGCGCTAAAGTATGATGAAAATTCTTGTCGTGCAAATTGGTTACTCGCACAAATATATGAAAAACATCAGCAGTATTATGAAGCTTGCCAATGTTACAAGGCAATCTACGGTCAAGATAGTGAGTTTTTCCCTGATGTTATTGATAGAATGTACTATTGCTTTAAAGAGCTAGGAGAGTTAGATAGTTTTTATAGCTTTATTAAAAAAGTCTATGATGAAACGGGTTCAAGTAGTGCGTTAATTGAATATCTCTCATATATCGAACAAAAACATAGTAATAAAAAAGCACAAGATTTCTTGCTGACAGCGTTAAAACGTAGACCAACGATCAAAGGGTTTAAGCATTTTATTAAAATGCAAATGCAAGACAAGTCTGCTGAGAATGACACTGAATCGTTAGAGATGATCAAACAACTTATTTCAGCCTATTTAAATGTTAAACAGCGTTATAATTGTCGTACATGTGGATTTAATAGTAGTACACATTATTGGTCATGCCCATCATGCCATGATTGGGAACAGCTTAAACCCGTGCGTGGCCTAGAAGGCGAATAA
- a CDS encoding lipopolysaccharide assembly protein LapA domain-containing protein has translation MRLYITVIFIVLLLLIAFVFGSQNNQDITLNYLIAKQEMTVASAVSLFTVIGFFIGILFSVLWKLTMAMRKRRKHVEQIK, from the coding sequence GTGCGCTTATACATTACGGTAATTTTTATTGTCTTGCTTTTACTCATCGCGTTCGTATTTGGCAGTCAAAATAATCAAGACATTACCCTGAATTATTTAATTGCAAAACAAGAAATGACAGTGGCTTCAGCGGTTAGTTTATTTACCGTTATCGGCTTTTTCATTGGTATTTTATTTTCTGTGCTATGGAAGTTAACCATGGCAATGAGAAAGCGTCGCAAACACGTTGAGCAAATAAAATAA
- the ihfB gene encoding integration host factor subunit beta, protein MTKSELIEKLADKLNHLSAKDVEQAIKEVLEMMAQTLSKGERIEIRGFGSFSLHYRAPRVGRNPKTGESVDLAGKYVPHFKPGKELRERVNASIA, encoded by the coding sequence ATGACCAAATCAGAACTCATTGAAAAGTTAGCTGATAAGTTAAATCACTTATCAGCAAAAGATGTCGAACAAGCTATTAAAGAAGTTCTTGAGATGATGGCGCAAACTTTGTCAAAAGGCGAGCGTATCGAAATTAGAGGTTTTGGTAGTTTTTCGTTGCATTACCGAGCACCACGCGTTGGTAGGAACCCAAAAACTGGTGAATCTGTTGATTTGGCTGGTAAATATGTTCCGCATTTCAAACCCGGTAAAGAATTACGCGAACGCGTAAATGCTTCAATAGCATAG
- the rpsA gene encoding 30S ribosomal protein S1 encodes MTENFAQLFEESLKEIETRPGSIIKGTVVAINKDNVLVDAGLKSESVISIDQFKSSTGEVEINVGDEVDVALDATDDGFGETILSREKAKRHEAWQVLEKAYEEKETVIGVINGKVKGGFTVEVSNIRAFLPGSLVDVRPVRDTAHLEGKDLEFKVIKLDQKRNNVVVSRRAVIESESSVERDALLESLAEGIEVKGIVKNLTDYGAFVDLGGIDGLLHITDMAWKRVKHPSEIVNVGDEIQVKVLKFDRERTRVSLGMKQLGEDPWVAIANRYPEGSKLSGRVTNLTDYGCFVEIQEGVEGLVHVSEMDWTNKNIHPSKVVNLGDTVEVMVLEIDEERRRISLGLKQCVPNPWEEFAKNFSKGDKVSGKIKSITDFGIFIGLDGGIDGLVHLSDISWNGGDEAVREYKKGDEISAVVLQVDPERERISLGVKQTEDDPFNMYLTDNKKGAIVKGKVVEVDAKGAKVELAEGVEGYLRVSDISRDRIEDATTELSVGDDVETKFMGVDRKNRTISLSIKAKDQADEREAMDNLNQPEDTGLSAMAEAFKNAKS; translated from the coding sequence ATGACTGAAAATTTTGCACAACTTTTTGAAGAAAGTTTAAAAGAAATCGAAACACGCCCAGGTTCAATTATCAAAGGAACCGTAGTAGCTATCAACAAAGACAACGTTTTAGTTGATGCAGGCCTAAAATCTGAATCTGTTATTTCAATTGACCAATTTAAAAGCTCAACGGGTGAAGTTGAAATTAATGTTGGCGATGAAGTTGATGTTGCATTAGATGCAACAGATGATGGTTTCGGTGAGACAATTCTTTCTCGTGAAAAAGCAAAACGTCACGAAGCTTGGCAAGTTCTTGAAAAAGCTTATGAAGAAAAAGAAACTGTTATCGGTGTTATCAACGGTAAAGTTAAAGGTGGTTTCACGGTTGAAGTTAGCAACATTCGTGCTTTCTTACCGGGTTCATTAGTAGATGTACGCCCAGTTCGCGACACTGCTCACCTTGAAGGTAAAGATTTAGAATTCAAAGTTATTAAGCTTGACCAAAAGCGTAATAACGTTGTTGTATCTCGTCGTGCTGTTATCGAATCAGAAAGCAGTGTTGAACGTGATGCTCTTCTTGAGTCACTTGCTGAAGGTATTGAAGTTAAAGGTATCGTTAAGAACCTTACAGACTACGGTGCATTTGTTGACTTAGGTGGCATTGACGGTCTTTTACACATCACTGATATGGCTTGGAAGCGTGTTAAGCACCCAAGTGAAATTGTAAATGTTGGTGACGAGATCCAAGTTAAAGTATTAAAGTTTGATCGTGAACGCACTCGTGTTTCATTAGGTATGAAGCAACTTGGCGAAGATCCATGGGTAGCAATTGCTAACCGTTACCCAGAAGGCTCTAAACTTTCTGGACGCGTAACAAACTTAACAGACTACGGTTGTTTCGTTGAAATTCAAGAAGGCGTTGAAGGTTTAGTTCACGTTTCTGAAATGGATTGGACAAATAAAAACATCCACCCATCTAAAGTTGTTAACTTAGGTGATACTGTTGAAGTAATGGTATTAGAAATAGACGAAGAACGTCGTCGTATTTCTCTTGGTCTGAAACAATGTGTTCCAAATCCTTGGGAAGAATTTGCTAAGAACTTCAGCAAAGGCGATAAAGTATCTGGTAAGATCAAGTCAATCACTGACTTCGGTATCTTCATCGGTCTTGACGGTGGTATTGACGGTCTTGTTCACTTATCTGATATTTCATGGAATGGCGGTGATGAAGCTGTTCGTGAATATAAGAAAGGTGATGAAATCTCAGCTGTTGTACTTCAAGTTGACCCAGAGCGCGAACGTATTTCATTAGGCGTTAAGCAAACTGAAGACGATCCTTTCAATATGTATCTGACAGATAACAAAAAAGGTGCTATTGTTAAAGGTAAAGTAGTTGAAGTTGACGCAAAAGGTGCTAAAGTTGAATTAGCAGAAGGCGTTGAAGGTTACTTACGTGTTTCTGATATTTCACGTGACCGCATTGAAGATGCTACTACTGAATTATCTGTTGGTGATGACGTTGAAACTAAGTTCATGGGTGTAGATCGTAAGAACCGCACTATTAGCTTATCAATCAAAGCGAAAGATCAAGCAGACGAGCGTGAAGCTATGGATAACTTAAACCAACCAGAAGATACAGGTTTAAGTGCAATGGCTGAAGCGTTTAAAAACGCTAAGAGCTAA
- the cmk gene encoding (d)CMP kinase — MQESIPVITIDGPSGAGKGTAARLVAEQLGWHLLDSGAIYRVLAVATQYHHLDISDEEALIPIAAHLDVQFDISSEEQSKVILEGEDVTDTIRTEEIGAIASKVAAFPRVREALLRRQRAFRVSPGLVADGRDMGTVVFIDAPVKVFLTASAEERAHRRYNQLKDKGYDVKIGRLLDDIRQRDERDQNRSVAPLVPAKGAFVIDSTELSIDQAVDKILSFTNEKLTQSSEL; from the coding sequence ATGCAGGAAAGCATCCCAGTGATCACAATTGATGGCCCTAGTGGTGCTGGTAAAGGAACTGCAGCACGCTTAGTTGCTGAACAGTTAGGTTGGCATTTACTTGACAGTGGTGCAATTTATCGTGTTCTAGCTGTTGCAACGCAATATCATCATCTTGATATCAGTGATGAAGAGGCACTTATTCCTATTGCAGCACACTTAGATGTGCAATTTGACATTAGCAGTGAAGAGCAAAGCAAAGTTATCTTAGAAGGCGAAGATGTTACTGACACTATTCGTACGGAAGAAATTGGTGCTATTGCCTCAAAAGTTGCAGCATTTCCACGTGTTAGAGAAGCGTTATTACGGCGACAACGAGCATTTCGTGTCTCTCCTGGTTTAGTTGCTGATGGCCGAGACATGGGCACCGTTGTTTTTATTGATGCGCCTGTTAAAGTGTTTTTAACGGCAAGTGCAGAAGAACGCGCGCACCGTAGATATAATCAGTTGAAAGACAAAGGTTATGATGTTAAAATCGGGCGCCTTTTGGATGACATACGTCAGCGTGATGAGCGAGATCAGAATCGTTCGGTTGCGCCACTCGTGCCTGCTAAAGGGGCTTTTGTTATTGATTCTACTGAACTTTCTATAGATCAGGCCGTCGATAAAATACTTTCATTTACGAATGAAAAATTAACACAATCATCAGAGCTTTAA
- the aroA gene encoding 3-phosphoshikimate 1-carboxyvinyltransferase: MEQLTVQPIGKINGEVFLPGSKSLSNRALLIAALANGTTKITNLLVSDDIKHMLNALTTLGVEFTLSDCGTECTVIGNGGFFKAQDKLELYLGNAGTAMRPLCAALAASEGEFVLTGEPRMKERPIGHLVDALTQLNADIEYLETKDYPPVNIRGKALSGNSVTIDGSISSQFLTAILMITPLLASDTHINIDGELVSKPYIDITLDIMKRFGVTVQNNDYQSFQVTGNQSYQAVEKYMVEGDASSASYFLAAGAIKGGEITVHGVGTLSVQGDKHFADVLEKMGAEVTWQDESITVKGQPLTAVDMDMNHIPDAAMTIATTALFAKGTTTIRNIYNWRVKETDRLTAMATELRKVGAEVVEGEDYISITPPKTLNHADIDTYNDHRVAMCFSLVALSQTPITINDPKCTAKTFPDYFTKLADVSC; encoded by the coding sequence GTGGAGCAATTAACAGTACAGCCCATCGGTAAAATTAATGGCGAAGTATTCTTACCGGGATCAAAAAGCTTGTCTAATCGCGCTTTGTTAATTGCTGCATTAGCTAATGGTACAACCAAAATCACAAACTTATTAGTGAGTGATGATATTAAGCATATGTTAAATGCGTTAACCACATTAGGCGTAGAATTTACCTTAAGTGATTGTGGTACAGAATGTACAGTGATCGGTAACGGAGGTTTCTTTAAGGCTCAAGATAAGCTTGAGTTATACCTCGGAAATGCAGGTACGGCAATGCGCCCTTTATGTGCTGCACTTGCAGCGAGTGAAGGCGAATTTGTGCTTACCGGTGAACCCCGCATGAAAGAGCGTCCAATAGGGCATTTAGTTGATGCATTAACGCAACTAAATGCTGATATCGAATACCTTGAGACTAAAGATTATCCACCGGTTAATATTCGTGGTAAGGCGTTATCAGGTAACTCTGTGACCATTGACGGTTCGATTTCAAGCCAGTTTTTAACCGCTATTTTAATGATCACACCATTATTAGCTAGCGATACCCATATTAATATTGACGGTGAACTTGTATCAAAGCCTTACATTGATATCACGTTAGATATTATGAAACGATTTGGTGTTACGGTACAAAACAATGATTATCAATCTTTTCAGGTTACTGGTAATCAATCATATCAAGCCGTTGAAAAATATATGGTAGAAGGTGACGCTTCATCAGCCTCGTATTTTTTAGCTGCAGGCGCTATTAAAGGTGGAGAAATTACCGTACACGGAGTAGGTACGTTAAGTGTGCAAGGTGATAAACACTTTGCCGATGTGTTAGAAAAAATGGGCGCAGAAGTTACCTGGCAAGATGAATCAATCACGGTTAAAGGACAACCACTAACAGCCGTTGATATGGACATGAATCATATTCCTGATGCAGCGATGACAATAGCAACGACTGCGCTTTTTGCCAAAGGCACTACTACCATCCGTAATATCTATAATTGGCGTGTTAAAGAAACTGATCGCTTAACCGCGATGGCCACTGAACTTAGAAAAGTTGGTGCTGAAGTTGTTGAAGGGGAGGATTATATTTCAATCACGCCACCTAAAACATTAAACCATGCTGACATAGACACTTATAACGACCACCGTGTTGCAATGTGTTTTTCATTAGTGGCATTAAGTCAGACGCCTATCACGATAAATGATCCTAAATGTACAGCGAAAACGTTTCCTGATTATTTTACAAAATTAGCTGATGTGTCTTGTTAA
- the serC gene encoding 3-phosphoserine/phosphohydroxythreonine transaminase — protein MSAVYNFCAGPAMLPTAVMSKAQQEFINWQNTGCSVMELSHRSKEFMALATKAEADLRQLMNIPVNYRVLFCHGGGRGQFSAIPMNLLPVGGHAEYIVSGSWSKAAAKEAENFGEIRQQSVVEEHDGIKTIKPFDQWKISPDAAYVHYCPNETVDGLELFDIPKFGNIPIVADMSSTILSHDIDVNKFGLIYAGAQKNIGPSGLTIVIIREDLLGNARKDTPCIMNYTTSAENDSMYNTPPTYAWYLAGLVFEWLKGIGGVSAIENVNKRKAKLLYDYVDSSSFYQNHIDEMFRSRMNIPFWLKDESLNDAFLSAAKENGLVALKGHRMVGGMRASIYNAMPLEGVEKLVDFMKTFEQRNS, from the coding sequence ATGTCAGCGGTTTACAACTTTTGTGCAGGACCCGCAATGTTACCCACAGCGGTAATGAGCAAGGCACAACAAGAATTTATTAATTGGCAGAATACAGGGTGTTCTGTCATGGAATTAAGCCATCGTAGTAAAGAATTTATGGCGTTAGCAACGAAAGCAGAGGCTGACTTGCGACAATTAATGAATATTCCGGTAAATTATCGCGTGCTTTTCTGTCATGGCGGCGGTCGTGGGCAATTTTCAGCCATCCCGATGAACCTTTTACCCGTTGGTGGTCATGCAGAGTATATTGTTTCTGGATCGTGGTCGAAAGCGGCAGCGAAAGAAGCGGAAAACTTTGGTGAAATACGTCAACAATCTGTTGTTGAAGAGCATGACGGCATTAAAACCATTAAACCTTTTGACCAGTGGAAAATTTCACCTGATGCTGCTTATGTTCACTATTGCCCCAATGAAACAGTAGATGGTTTAGAACTATTTGATATCCCAAAATTTGGAAATATTCCAATTGTCGCAGATATGTCTTCGACCATCTTGTCACATGATATAGATGTTAATAAGTTTGGCTTGATTTACGCAGGCGCACAGAAAAATATCGGACCGTCAGGCTTAACCATTGTTATTATTCGAGAAGACTTGCTAGGCAATGCTCGTAAAGATACGCCTTGTATTATGAATTACACAACTTCAGCTGAAAACGACTCTATGTATAATACCCCGCCAACTTATGCTTGGTATTTGGCAGGGTTAGTATTTGAATGGTTAAAAGGTATTGGTGGTGTAAGTGCGATTGAAAACGTTAATAAACGTAAAGCTAAATTGCTTTATGACTATGTTGATAGTAGTAGCTTTTACCAAAACCATATTGATGAAATGTTCAGAAGTAGAATGAACATACCTTTTTGGCTTAAAGACGAGTCATTAAATGATGCGTTTTTATCAGCAGCGAAAGAAAATGGATTAGTAGCACTAAAAGGTCACCGTATGGTGGGTGGCATGCGTGCAAGTATATACAATGCTATGCCGTTAGAAGGTGTAGAAAAATTAGTAGATTTTATGAAAACGTTTGAACAGAGGAATAGTTAA